CGCGGACAGCGAGACGACGGCGGCGGTGTAACTGAGGCAGCTGTCGATAGAGGCCTGTATGGCGGAGCTGTATTTTTTCAGCCCGGGCAGGTATTTGGGCTCGGTCGTTCCGCTGTCGAGCATCTTGCTGATAGCGGACTGGCGGCTCTGCAGCGAGAGCAGGTCTTTCTGCACGTCGAGCAGGTTGTTTTCGAGGGTTTTGATTTCGGCGTTCATGTTTTTGACGGCAGCGGGAATGGTCGTTTCGTCGACGGCGCCGCGGGCCAGGTCGTAACGCAGCGTCCACAGGCGCTTGCGTTCGGCGTAGAGCACCAGCGTTTCCTGCAGCTGTTCGAGCTGCAGGCGGTAGCGGTCGCGCTCGGCGGTGCGGTAGCTCATTTCCAGCTGGGCGGCGCGCTTGTCTTTGTCGTCGGCGGCGTATTTCATTTCGGCAGTCTCGGCGGCGGCTTCCGCCTGTTTGATCTGGCGGTTCAGGGCCGGGCGCGAGTCTTCCAGTTTTTTGATCTCGGCGTTCAACGCGGCGATCTGGGCGGCAAAACTTTCTGCGCTCAGGTCGAGGTTCTCGCGGATGTATTTTTGCAGATAGCCGCGGCGCTGATACTGCAGCTCGTATTTCGCGAGCGCGGTGGCGGCGCGTTCTTTTTCGAAACCGTCGAGGATCAGCTGGGCGCGGGCGATTTCCAGCAGATAGGCGGCGCCATGAAGCTGCCAGGAAGTCTTCTGATCCCGCGCTTTCTGATAATTGTCGCGGGCAAGGCGCCACGCCGCTTCGCGCTCCTCGACGAGTTTCTGCGAGGCGGCGGCGTACGAGTCGAAGCGCTCCAGATCTTCCTTGGCGTCGTCGATCTGCTTGCGGATATCGTCGAGGCCGGCGATGTACGCGTCGTAGTAGCCGAGCTTGTAGGGCGGTTTGTCGTTCAGCGTCAGTTCGGGCGAACTGACGTCGCCTTTCTGACGGGCCAGATCGGCGTCGTCCTGCTTTTTGCGGCTGATGGCGTTGATGATTCGCGGGTAAGCGTTTTTGAGCAGCGTCAGATTTTCGACGCGCCTCGTCACGTCTTCGGCGGTGACGCCGAAACGGGCGGCGGCCTCGTCGGCTTTGAGGCTTTCCCATTCGGCGAGAAGCCGTTCGATCTCGGCGAGGCGCTTGCTGCAGGCTTCCGGATCGGCGGAGGGCGTATAAGGCTGAGGCGTCTCGTCTTTTCCGACGGCCCGGTCGGCGGATGTCGCCGCATCAACGGCGGTTCCCGCGTCGGCGCCGGTGATGAGCGACAGCGCGTCGATGGCTCCGGCCGGGAAAATGGCGCCGCTTGCGAGCAAAAGCGCGGCGGCGAGCGGGAGAATTTTTTTCATCGGCAACACTCCTTGAATCCTGATGGGTCTCATCGAAAATTATAAGCCAGTATGTCTGAAAATGCTAATCGGGAAAATCGCCTATTTTAAGCGCCCGCTTGACTTGGAGTTCACTTCATGTGGTAAACTCTCGTCGAACGACCGCGGGCGGCCCGGGGGGATCGGCCGGCTGCGGAAACATTCGCAGGGGGGATTTTCACAATGGGAAATAAAAAGTCGATCGTTTATTTTGCGCCTTTCACGCCCGGCGTCAGCAAGGTGGACGTGCTGAAAAAAGCCGTCGAGGCCGTCGAGTTCAAAAAGACCGTCGCGAAGGACGCGCTCACGGCCGTGAAGCTGCACTTCGGCGAAAAGGGCAACGACACCTATCTGCGGCCCATCTTCATCCGCGCCGTCGTGGACGAGGTCAAGAAGTGCGGCGGCAAGCCGTTCCTCGTCGACAGCAACACGCTCTACGTGGGCAGCCGCAAGAATTCCGTCGATCATCTGATCACCGCCATCGAGAACGGCTTCGGTTACGAAGTCACCGGCGCGCCGCTGATTATCGCCGACGGCTTGAAGAGCAACGATTTCCGCGAGGTGGAGATCGACGGCCAGTATTTCAAAAAAGTCGAAGTCTCGGCCGCCGTCGCCGAAGCCGACGCGCTCGTCGTCGTCTCGCACTTCAAGGGACACGTGGCGGCCGGTTACGGCGGCGCGATCAAGAACCTCGCCATGGGCTGCGCGCCGGCCCGCGGCAAAAAAGCCCAGCACGCGGTGCGTCTCGAAGTCGACGAGGAAAAGTGCATCGGCTGCGGCCGCTGCTTCCGCAATTGCCCCGGCCACGCCATCACGATGGAGAAAGACGCCGCCGGCAGAACGACGTCGCATATCCACGCCGAACCGTGCCTGGGCTGCTGCGAGTGCATGACCGTCTGTCCCACTCAGGCCGTCGGCATGATCTGGACGGCTGACGAGGACAAGTCGAGTTTCAACTGCCGCATGGCCGAGTACGCCTGGGGCGCGATCAAGGACAAGGAACGTTCCCTCTTCATCAACGTCATGATGGACATCACGCCGTTGTGCGACTGCTGCGGCTGGAGCGACACGCCCATCGTCCCCAACATCGGCGTCGCCGCCAGCACCGATCCCGTGGCGCTCGACAAAGCCTGCTACGATATGGTCATGGCCGCTTCGGGTTCGGCTGTAGAGGAACATCATTTCCACGAGGGCGACGACAAGTTCCAGCTCCTTCATCCGACTACCGCTCCCCACGCCCAGTTCGAGCACGGCGCCAAGATCGGCATGGGCTCGCTCGACTACGAGCTGAGGACGATCCACATCGAAGAGGGCGAAGGCGAGTAAAATCGGGTAACGCCCGCGCCGTTTCGAAAAGCGGCCGGCTTGGCGCCGCGAGGAAAAACATGATATACAAAAAAAGCCGTCGATTACTCCGATCGACGGCTTTTTTCGCGGCCCGTCTGTTTTTTGCAAAAACGCCGCGAAACTGGTAAAGTGGGCGCGAAGGGACGGGGAAGGGCATGGAAGAAAAACGTCGGGACACGCTGAGACGGGTGATCCGTCTGGCGCTGCCGGCTGTCTTCGAAAACGTGATGTTCACGCTGGTGAATATCGTCGACGTGGCCATGGTCGGTTCGCTGGGGGCCGTGGCGACGGCGGCCGCGGCGCTGAACGCGCAGCCGATGTGGCTGGCCTACGCGGTGACGATGATCGCTGCCGGCGGCGCCTCCGTGCTGGTGGCGCGCTGCTGGGGCGCGAAGGATTACGCGCTGGCGGGGCGCTACGCCGCGCAGGCGGTCGTGCTCGGCGCGCTGATCGGCCTGTGCATGACCGCGGCCGCCGAATCCGGCGCCGGCCTGTACGTCGCCTTGATGCATGCCGCCCCCGACGTGGCGCCCGACGCGGCGGCCTACATGCGCATCGTCGGCGCGTCCCTGCCCTTTCTCATGGCGGAGCGGACGATGGCCGGCGTGCTCCAGTCCGCCGGCGACACGGTGACGCCGATGAAGATCTCCGTCGCCGCCAACCTGTGCAACGTGGCGGGCAACTTCCTGCTCATCTATCCCAGACGGAATCTGGACTGGCTGGGCGGCCTGCCGGTGTGGGGCATGGGCTGGGGCGTGCGCGGCGCGGCGGTGTCGACGGCGGTTTCGATCGTTTTGGCGGCCGCCGCCATGGCGGCGGCGCTGAGGCGGCGCCGGGACGAGCTCGAGCTGTCGGCGCCGCGGTTCCTGCGCTTCGAGAAAAAACGCCTGGACGATCTGCTGCGAGTCGGTTTGCCGATCGCGGCCGAACGCATCGTGCTCTCCAGCGGGCAGATCCTCTACATGTCGGTGATCTCCGCGCTGGGCACGGTGGCCGTTTCGGCGCATTATCTGGCGACGACGGCCGAAGGCGTGTGCTACAATCCCGTTTACGGCATCGCCATCGCCGCCACGACGCTGGTCGGTCAGGCTCTGGGCGCGGGCGACGAACGGCGCGCCGAGGCCGAGGGCCGGGCCTGCATCCATCTTTGTCTGGCCGTGATGGCGGTGGTGAGCACGGGCATGTATTTCGGGGCCGAATGGCTGATCCGCGTGTTCACGTCCGACGCGGCCGTGATCGAACAGGGCGCGCGGGCGCTGCGCATCGTGGCGTGGGTGGAGACGCTTTTCGGCGCGGCGCTGACCAGCTCGGGCGCGCTGCGCGGCGCGGGCGACACGGTCGTGCCGCTGTGGCTGGGCATTTTTTCCATGCTGGGGCTGCGTCTGGGCGCGGCCTGGCTGTTCGTGAACAAGCTGGGGCTGGGACTGGCCGGCGCGTGGTACGCCATGGATCTCGACGTAGGCGTGCGCGGCGCGCTGCTGTGGCTTTATTTCAACTCCGGCCGCTGGAAGCTGAAAAGCCGCCGTCTCGCCGCGCGCACCGGCCAATAGAGAGCGGATATCCGGAAAGAGAGTTCCCGTTCGGCGGCGCTTCATTGCCGGAGGAACGTTTTTCGAGCGTCGAAAGCGACGTCGGAAGGGAAATTTTCGATGGACCAAGAGGTAGAAGCGTCGAAGCAAAACGCCGAGCTGCGCGCGTTCAACACCGTGGTGGAGCTGATCCGTCAGCGCGAGATCGTTCCCGGGCAGCGGCTTTTCGAGCCGGATCTGTCCGAACGGCTGTCGATGAGCCGCACGCCGCTGCGCACCGCGCTCAGCCGGCTGGTCGCGGAGGGCATCCTGGTCAAGGAGCGGGGGCGCAAGGGCTATCTGCTGCCGGCGCTGTCGTCGGAGGACATGCGGCAGATCTTCTACAGCCGCGCCGCCGTGGAGGGGGCCGCCGCGGCGCGGCTGGCGCATGGCTGCACGCCGGAACACGTGACGGTGCTGCGCGCGATCAACGCCAAAGAGGCGGAACTGTTCGGACGAAAGCGGCAAACTCCCGAGGAGAAAGCGCAGTACGCGCAGCTGAACGAAGAACTGCACCGCCTGATCGTCTCTTTTTCCGGCAACGTGTACCTGCTGCGTTTCTTCAACAGCAGTTATTGGCGCTCCACGATGTACACGCTGCTTTATACCCGTTTTTATCGGGAACGAACGCGTTCGACGGGGGAAAACGTGCCGAGCTGGAAGGAACATTCCTTGATCATCGACGCGCTCGAGGCCCACGAGGCCGAGCGCAGCCGCCGGCTGATGGAAGAGCACGTGCTGAACACGTTCCGTTACCGTTCGCTGTTGGAGGAAACGGAAAGGCAGTAACGCGCGTTTTTCAATGACGGGACGCTCTCGGCGGGCGCTCCGTCATTTTTTTTGCGCGCGTTCCCGTCTTTTCCGTTTCCGGCCGCGTTAGGGACGTTTTTCCGCACCGAAAAATTTTCCGTTGACAGGAGAAATATTTTTAATTATACTAATCGCGTGGATTCGAATCTGTATCCAATCTTTTGTCGCCCGCCGGGCGACGCCTCGCTTTTTTGCGGCCGGCGTTTTGGCGCCGGCTGGCGGCGTAAAGGGCCCTGACGAAGGGCACGGTTTTGTTTTTGGTGCAGGAGGTTGAAGGAGTATGGCAGAGAAAGCAGCAAAGCCGCACAAGGAAGTCGGACTGGGCGGCGCGATTGCGATCATGGTGATGATCCTCGCGATCATGGTCGTCGGCAAACTGTTCATGAATTTCGACACGGGCATGCTGTGCCTGATCGTCGCGCTGGCGACGACGGTCGTGTACGTGTTCGGCTATGGCTTCACGTGGGATTATATGTTCAAGGAAGGCGTCATCCCGATGGTCGCCCGCGCTTCGGGCGCGATCCTGATCCTGCTGATCGTCGGCCCGATGATCGCCATCTGGATGGCCGGAGGCACGGTACCTTATCTGATCAAAGTCGGCCTGTCGATCCTCCGTCCCAGTACGTTCCTGATCTCGGCCTCGGTGATCTGCGCCATCTCTTCGGTGCTGACGGGCACTTCGTGGGGTTCGGCCGCCACGTTCGGCGTGGCGCTGATGGGCATCGGTCACGGTCTCGGCATCAATCCCGCCGCCACCGCGGGCGCGGTCATCGCGGGCAGCTACTTCGGCGACAAGATCAGCCCCATTTCCGACACCACGGTCCTGGCGGCCGCGACCGCCGAGTGCGACATCATGGACCACATCAAGTCGATGATGTGGACAACGCTGCCGGCGTTCTGCATCGGCCTGGCCGTGTACGCCTACGTCGGCTCCTCCAGCGCCGACACGATGGACATGACCCGCATCAACGAGATCGTCGGCGCGATCGAGAAATCCTACAAGCTGACGCCGCTCGTGCTGATCCCCGCGGGCGTCATGCTGGTGCTGTCCTACATGGGCAAGCCGACGATCCCCGTGCTCTGGGCGTCGATGGTTTCGGCCATACCGTTCGCGATGATGCAGGGCCATTCGCTGCCCGCGATCGTCAAGATCATGGCCAGCGGCCCCAAGGCGGCGACGGGCGTCAAGGTGGTCGACAGCCTGCTCAGCCGCGGCGGGCTTTCCTTCATGTCCGGCTCGGTCGTGGTCGTGTTCTTCGCCTACATTTTCGCCGGGCAGCTCGAGTGCACCGGCACGATCAAGGTGATCACCAACGCCATGCGCGAGCGCTTCATCAAGAGCAGCGTCGGCCGCCTGGTGTTCTCCACCTCGCTGACGGGCATCATCACCGCGCTCGGCACGGGCAATTCCTATCTGAGCATCATCATGCCCGGCATCATGTACCGCGATCCCTTCGACGAGTTCGGCATCCGCCGCAACGTGCTGTCCCGCACGCTCGAGGATTCCGGTACGGTGGTCGTGCCGCTGATCCCCTGGTCGGCCGCCGGCGTTTACATGGCGTCGGTGCTCGACGTGCCGGTGCTGGAGTACCTGCCCTGGACGATCATGTGTTACTCGGGCGCGGTGCTGGCATGGATCTACGCGTTCTGCAACATCGCGATTTTCCGCACCAAAACGGCGGAAAGCAAATAATCGCGTTTTGGGACAGGAAATCGCAGACCGGACTGGCCTGCGATTTCTTTGCGTGAAACTGAATCAATCATTTGCTGTGAATCGAGGAAAGGACAATGTATAATCCGTTGCTTCTGAAAAACATCGATCTGTACGCGCCCGAGCACGTGGGCCTGACCGATCTGCTGATCCTTGGCGGCGCAATCGCCGCCGTGGAAAAAGGGCTCGACGTAAAGATCCCCGGCCTTGAAGTCGTCGACGCGGAGGGGCTGATCGCCGCGCCCGGTATCGTCGATCATCACAATCATTTCGGCGGCGCCGGCGGCGAGGGCGCGTTCAACTTCCGCACGCCGCCCGCGCAGTTTTCCACGTTCGTCAAAGCCGGCATCACGACCGCGGTCGGCCTGCTGGGCACCGACGGCTTCAGCCGTTCGCTCACCGAACTGCTGGCCAAGGCCCGCGCGCTCGACATCGAAGGGCTGAGCACGTGGATGTACACCGGCTCCTATCAGCTGCCCGGGCCGACGATCACGGGCAAGGTCGGCCACGACATCGCCTGGATCGACAAGGTCATCGGCTGCAAGATCGCGCTGTCCGATCACCGTTCCTCGCATCCTGCGGTGGAGACGATCCGCGCGCTGGTATCCGAAGCGCGCGTGGCCGGGATGCTGTCCGGCAAGGCCGGCGTCGTCTGCGTGCACATGGGCAGCGAGGCTTCGGGACTGGAACCGCTGCGCGAGGCCGTCAAAGGTACCGGCGTGCCGCTGAGCCAGTTCATGCCGACGCATACGACGCGCTGCCCCGAGCTTCTCGACGACGCGGTCGCCTGGGTCAAGGCCGGCGGCGTGGCCGACATCACCGCCGACGAAAAGACGCCCGGCGCGGTCGCCCGCTACGTGGCCGAGGGGGCCGACCTGTCGCACGTCTGCTTCAGCTCCGACGGCAACGGCAGCATGCCGCGCTTCGACGCGGCGGGAAATTTCGCCGGCATGGGCGTGGGCGACCCGGCCTCCATCCTGCAGGCGATCGGCGACTGCGCGCGCGCAGGCGACGCTCCGTTGGAAAAGATCTTCGCGTTCGCCAGCGCCAATCCGGCCGTCTGGCTCAAGCTGCCCGGCAAGGGCCGTTTGGAAAAGGGCTTCGACGCCGACCTGATGATCCTCGACAAGGATTACCGCCTGCGCACGCTGATCGGCCGCGGCCGCGTGATGATGCGCGACGGCGAAGTGCTCGCCAAGGGCACCTTCGAAGCGTAACGGTCCTCGAAAAATCACAAAGGATCGAAAACCGCCTTCCCGACACCGGGAAGGCGGTTTTTTTGCGAAGATCCGCGGCGGCTGGAAGCTGCGAAAGCGTTCCTGTTTTGGGGCGGCATGAAGAAATCCCTGCCCGCGAAAGCGGCAGGGATTTTTTTGCAGAGCGCGGAGTCAGTCCGCGGGGAATTCGCGCGGTTCCTTGAGGCGGACAACGATCTCCACCTCGACGACCGCATTGCCGGGCAAGGCTTGGATGCCGATGGCGCTGCGGGCGTGGCGGCCGGGCCGACCGAAGACCTCGAGCAGCAGGTCGGAGGTGCCGTTCAACACTTTGGCCGTCTGCGTGAAGCCCGGAGCGGCGTTGATAAAGCCCGTGACCTTGAGGACGCGTGCCACGTTGTCCAACCCGGCGGCCATGTCGATGGCGGCCAGACAGTTGATGGCGCAGACGCGGGCGGCCGCGTAGGCCTCCTCGAGGCTGGGGCCGTTTTCTGCGCCCATCGTGCCGGCGTACGCGACCTCGCCGTTGACGCGCGGCGTCTGTCCGGAGGAGAAGCACAGCGTTCCCGAAGCCGTGGCGGGCACATAGGATCCCGTGGGCTTGTTTGCGGGCGGAAGCTCGATGCCCAGTTCTTTCAGTCTTTCTTTGATGCTCATGCCGATCACCTCGTTTTGAGTTTTTGCTGCCGAAGAGGAAGGGACTCTTGTCACTCCCCGTTTTCAGCGCTGTTCATCGCCGTCTTGAAAAGTTCAAAATCGACGGTCGCGTAGTCCGCGTGAGTTCCGGCGGGAATCTCGCCGTATTCGATGTCTTCCGCTTTGTTCAGGGCTCTGTTGATGAAGGCCGTCTGCCGGTCCTGCGGGATGCGTCTGCGTGCCGCCGGGGTCTGAGTCAAAACCACCGTGCGGTAAGGATTGCGCAGAAGACGTTCATTCCCTGCGACGGGATGCGCAAAGAGAGAATACTCCCCGCTTCCCACCAGGTCAAGCGCTCTATACAGAACTTCCCGCGGCGTGCTCGTCATTTGCTTTCGGCGGGAATTTACGTGCGTTGGGCGATCTGTGTATAATAAAGCTCTGCGGGGAAAGGACGCGCTTTTTCCGCTGGAAGGGAGAGGACGATCGCAATGAAATGGTTCATCAGGAGGATTTCCGCGGCGCTGGCGGCGCTGTGGCTGTGCGTCGTGCCCACGGCGTCGGCGGCCGACGACTACGATCCGGTCAACACGGCGGTGGCGTTGAACATGGCCGTGGTCTCGGTCAAGCACATGACGGCCAGCCGCGACCGGATCGTGCTCGATCAGGAGTACCGCAGCATCATCAACAATCTCAGTCTTGGCGACATCGCCAGCGACGATGAGATCGTCAAACTTTACAGCCGGCTGCTGGACACGATCAACACTTACCGTCTGACCGAGGAGGAAAGCAAAGTTTTTCAGGGCGTGTACGACACGCAGCAGCATCATGCCCTGATCTCGTCGCTGTCGAAGATGTGGCCGGTCGGCGGCGACCTCGACAGTTTCTTCGCCTCGCTGTTCAGCGGCGGCATCACGGCTTACTTCGGCTACCGCAGCGAGATGGCGGAGATCCGCAACACGATGGATCAGAAGATGTGGTCGCTGAAAAAAGAAGCGCTGACGGCGCTGAACGACTTGCAGAAGGAGCTGCTGGCCGACTCGTGGGCGCTGCTGCGCAAATACCGCCTGCCCGACGCCTACCGCATCAGCCAGGAGGATCTGGACTACCTCGAGCAGACGCTGGCGCAGCCCGACAAGCGCAAGGCGCTGCTGATGTTCCCGGCGCTGAAGAAATCGTTCGGCGCCTATCCTCCGTTCTGGTATTACTATGGCGAGGCGGCCGGCCGCTGCGGCGATGTGAAGACGGCGCTGGCCTGCTTCGACGAGTTCGACCGCCAATGGCGGCGCGTGCTGCGCCGCGATCCCTACAGGGTGCAGACGGCCAAGCAGCGCATCCTGCTCGACAAAAGTCTGCCGCCGTCCCGTCTCAAAGAGCTGCTGGCCGAGATCAGGGAGAACATTGGGCCGCGCGATTGGCTCGACAATCTCTTTTACGGCACGGTCAGCTGGGCGCTGGGGGACCGCAAGGCAGGGGTGACGGCCGTGCGCAACAACGTGCTGTTCGAGGCGGAAACGCAGATCAGCCCTGTGGTGCTCGAGTCCATGGAGTCCGGCGATTTCGACATGACGCACTTCCGCCGCGGTTTTTGGCGCGTGCTGGCGAACGTGAACGTGCCTGTGGAGACGCTGGATCTGCTGACGGCGTGGTTCAATCATGAGGACGGCACGGCGCGGCGCATGGCGTCGGAACTGCAGCGCCTCCACCCCGGCGCTCCCGTGCCCTGCTATGTGGAGGCGCAGCTGTGGCGCGGCAGGCTCGGCGTGCCTCAGGGACGTGTTCGGGCAGGCGTTCTGCTGGTCCGTCACGAAGATCTGGCGCGGCGCAGCGGCGAGATTTACGCGGCGCTGACGAACTTTTGCCGCGTCTATGCCGGTCAGGGACGCGAGCGCGCGCAGTTCCTGCTCGGTCAGATCTGCGAAAACGGCTGGGGCGGCGAAAAAGAGCCCTTCGAAGCGGCCAAATGGTACCGACTGGCCGCCGAGCAGGGCAGCGACGCCGCTCAGGAACGCTACGCCAGTCTGTGCGAACGGGGCGCCGGCGTGAAGAAGGACGTTGACGAAGCGGCCCGCTGGTATCTGCGCGCCGCCCGCCAGGGCAACGAACGGGCGCAGTTCAGCCTTGGCACCTGCTATCGCGCCGGCCGCGGCGTCGGACAAAACCTGGCCGAGGCCGCTTCGTGGTTTTTGAAAAGCGCCCGTCAGAACCACGCTCCCGCGCAAAAGGCCCTTGGCGAACTGTACAGCAAAGGGGCCGGCGTGCCCCGCGACGACGAGGAGGCCTATAAGTGGGCGTGGCTGGCTCGCCTGAACGGCGCCGTCGGCACGGCACCTCTCATCAACAGGCTGGAAGGGCGCGGCATGTTCCGCAGCGCCAGGCTTTCGGCGGAAAAATGCAAACGCGCCCGGGAGGCCGCGCAGAAACTCTTTGAACAGATGAACGCTTCGTCGTTCGCGGACGATGAAACGGAGAACCGCTGACCGGTGTCAATGTTCCACGTGGAACATTGAAAGCGTCCGGAAGCCGATGATCGAGGATCCATCGGCTTCCGGACGCTTTTCATCGGATGTGGTTCAAAAGGCTCTTTTCGTAAAATCGCTTTCCGCGGGATGCCAATAGCGTGACGGAACTTCTTCCCGTCCCACGGCGGGTTTGTCCGCGCCCTCCGTGCAAAGGGATGGGGCGCGTGGTACAATCAACGCGGTGGATTTCCGGAGTTTGCGGGCGTTTTTTTCGCCGCCTGCGGAAGCGAAAGAATGGCACTGGAGGAATGAGGATGAAAAAGTTTTCCGCTTTTTCGCTGCTGAAAATGGCCGCCGGGCTGGCCGCGATCTTCGCCGCCTGCGCGGGGATCGAGGGATTCCGTCAGCTGCGCGAGCCGAAGCCCGAGCCGGAGATCGTCCGCCCCGTGCGCACGGTCAGGCTCGACAGCGGCGCGGGCGAGAACGTACATCGCTATTTCGGCACCGTGCAGGGGGCGCAGCGCGTCAACCTGTCGTTCCGCGTCTCGGGGCCGCTGCTCGAACTGCCGGCCGAAAAGGGCGTCGCCGTGAAGAAAGGCGAACTGCTGGGCCGCATCGATCCGCGCGATTTCCAGACCCGCCTGACGCAGGCGCAGGCCGCGCTGTCGCAGGCGCGCGCCCAGTACAGCGACGCCGCCACCAACTTCAAACGTTACGACGAGCTTTACAGGCAGAAAGTCATCGCCGCGGCGCAGTACGACGCCTACAAGACGCAGCTGAACGTGGCGCGCTCCGCCGTGCAGCAGGCCGAGGCCCAGGCGCGCACGGCCGCCGACGCGCTGCGCGACACCGAGCTGCGCGCCCCCTTCGACGGCGTCGTCGTCGACCGCATGGCCGAGAAGTTTCAGGACGTGCTGCCCAAGCAGCCCATCCTCAGCCTTCAGGACATTTCCACGCTGGAGATCGTCTTCGCCGTGCCCGACAAGGACGTGCTCAGCGCCCCCGTGCCGGCCGGCGCCGACGCCCGCGATCTGGCGCGATACGCCGCCTCCTTCGGCATGGAGGCCCGCTTCGACGCCATCGCGGGCCGGTCGTTCCCCGTGCGCCTCAAGGAATTCGCCGCGCAGGCCGATCCGCGCACCAAAACGTATCCCGTCACCGTCACCATGCCTCAGCCGGAGGGCGCGCGCGTGCTGCCCGGCATGGCCGTCACCGTGACGGTGGATTTCTCCGCCGGCGCGGCGAAAAACCGCTTCCTCGTGCCCGAGCCGGCCGTGCTGACCGGCGAGGACGGAGCGCGCTGGCTGTGGCGCTTCGAAGACGGGCAGGTCCGGCGCGTGCCCGTCGCTGTCGCCGGCTGGAAGGGCGCCCGCCTCGAAGTGAGCGGAAAGATGCTGCGCGACGGCGACCTGATCGTCACGGCCGGCGTGCATTTTTTGAAGGACGGTCAGAAAGTCCGCCTGATGAAAGCCGGTGAACGGTCATGAGCGTCGCGCGCGCCAGTCTGAAACGCCGCGCCGTCGTCCTGTTCCTCTGCACCCTGGTGGCGATCGCGGGCGTGGCGGCGTATTTCCGCATCGGCAAGCTGGAAGACCCTTCTTTCACGATCAAGACCGCCGTGGTCACCATCGTCTATCCGGGCTCCACGGCCTACGAGGTGGAACGCGAAGTGACCAGCCGCGTCGAGGACGCCGTGCAGGCCATGGGCGAGATCAAGCGCATCCGCTCGCGTTCCGTTCCCGGCATGGCGATCGTCTACGTGGACATCAAGGATAAATACGCGTCGAAAGACCTGCCGGAGATCTGGGACGTGCTGCGCCAGAAGCTGAACGACGTGCAGGTCTTCATGCCCGCCGGCAGCACGATCATGGTCGACAACGACTTCGGCGACGTTTACGGTCAGTATTACGCGCTCGTCGGAGACGGGTACACGATGAAGGAGCTGTGGGATTACGCCGATTTCCTCAAAAAGCAGCTCGTGCTCGTGCCCGGCGTGGCCAGCGTGAAGATCCTCGGCGAGCAGAAGGAAGCCGTTTACGTGGAGTTCTCGGCCACGCGCCTGTCGTCGCT
This sequence is a window from Pyramidobacter sp. YE332. Protein-coding genes within it:
- the iadA gene encoding beta-aspartyl-peptidase, giving the protein MLLKNIDLYAPEHVGLTDLLILGGAIAAVEKGLDVKIPGLEVVDAEGLIAAPGIVDHHNHFGGAGGEGAFNFRTPPAQFSTFVKAGITTAVGLLGTDGFSRSLTELLAKARALDIEGLSTWMYTGSYQLPGPTITGKVGHDIAWIDKVIGCKIALSDHRSSHPAVETIRALVSEARVAGMLSGKAGVVCVHMGSEASGLEPLREAVKGTGVPLSQFMPTHTTRCPELLDDAVAWVKAGGVADITADEKTPGAVARYVAEGADLSHVCFSSDGNGSMPRFDAAGNFAGMGVGDPASILQAIGDCARAGDAPLEKIFAFASANPAVWLKLPGKGRLEKGFDADLMILDKDYRLRTLIGRGRVMMRDGEVLAKGTFEA
- a CDS encoding RidA family protein; this translates as MSIKERLKELGIELPPANKPTGSYVPATASGTLCFSSGQTPRVNGEVAYAGTMGAENGPSLEEAYAAARVCAINCLAAIDMAAGLDNVARVLKVTGFINAAPGFTQTAKVLNGTSDLLLEVFGRPGRHARSAIGIQALPGNAVVEVEIVVRLKEPREFPAD
- a CDS encoding GrdX family protein, which produces MTSTPREVLYRALDLVGSGEYSLFAHPVAGNERLLRNPYRTVVLTQTPAARRRIPQDRQTAFINRALNKAEDIEYGEIPAGTHADYATVDFELFKTAMNSAENGE
- a CDS encoding tetratricopeptide repeat protein — its product is MKWFIRRISAALAALWLCVVPTASAADDYDPVNTAVALNMAVVSVKHMTASRDRIVLDQEYRSIINNLSLGDIASDDEIVKLYSRLLDTINTYRLTEEESKVFQGVYDTQQHHALISSLSKMWPVGGDLDSFFASLFSGGITAYFGYRSEMAEIRNTMDQKMWSLKKEALTALNDLQKELLADSWALLRKYRLPDAYRISQEDLDYLEQTLAQPDKRKALLMFPALKKSFGAYPPFWYYYGEAAGRCGDVKTALACFDEFDRQWRRVLRRDPYRVQTAKQRILLDKSLPPSRLKELLAEIRENIGPRDWLDNLFYGTVSWALGDRKAGVTAVRNNVLFEAETQISPVVLESMESGDFDMTHFRRGFWRVLANVNVPVETLDLLTAWFNHEDGTARRMASELQRLHPGAPVPCYVEAQLWRGRLGVPQGRVRAGVLLVRHEDLARRSGEIYAALTNFCRVYAGQGRERAQFLLGQICENGWGGEKEPFEAAKWYRLAAEQGSDAAQERYASLCERGAGVKKDVDEAARWYLRAARQGNERAQFSLGTCYRAGRGVGQNLAEAASWFLKSARQNHAPAQKALGELYSKGAGVPRDDEEAYKWAWLARLNGAVGTAPLINRLEGRGMFRSARLSAEKCKRAREAAQKLFEQMNASSFADDETENR
- a CDS encoding efflux RND transporter periplasmic adaptor subunit → MKKFSAFSLLKMAAGLAAIFAACAGIEGFRQLREPKPEPEIVRPVRTVRLDSGAGENVHRYFGTVQGAQRVNLSFRVSGPLLELPAEKGVAVKKGELLGRIDPRDFQTRLTQAQAALSQARAQYSDAATNFKRYDELYRQKVIAAAQYDAYKTQLNVARSAVQQAEAQARTAADALRDTELRAPFDGVVVDRMAEKFQDVLPKQPILSLQDISTLEIVFAVPDKDVLSAPVPAGADARDLARYAASFGMEARFDAIAGRSFPVRLKEFAAQADPRTKTYPVTVTMPQPEGARVLPGMAVTVTVDFSAGAAKNRFLVPEPAVLTGEDGARWLWRFEDGQVRRVPVAVAGWKGARLEVSGKMLRDGDLIVTAGVHFLKDGQKVRLMKAGERS